Genomic DNA from Hordeum vulgare subsp. vulgare chromosome 2H, MorexV3_pseudomolecules_assembly, whole genome shotgun sequence:
CTCCCCAGACGACACCAAACCAAATCCCCAGTCTTAAATCAGTTGCACCCCATCCCATCGTCGGCGCCCCCAGGACCCCGGAGCCGGCGACTGGACACGGCAACTCCCAGCCGCCACCTTCCGCCGAATCTTCTCTCGTCgcgggggcaggcggcggcggcggcggcggctccgcaCGGGCTCGGATCGGCTTCACCTTTTGTCGGTAAGGAACCCTAGCTCCCTCTGGCTACTCATATAGTTAGATTGCCTGCGTGCTTACTTCCCGAGAGCGCAAATCGATCTCGATCGGTGTCAGTTAGGCTGAAAACTTTTGGGGTTCAACTGAACTCGCGCCGCCACACACTGAATCCACCCCTCCTGTCCAAGAACAAAAAAGCACCCGTGAATGGCGTGAAACACACGTGGCTTCCGAGTAGAAACGAATCATGTTCTCACGATTTGTGTGTGCTGCACtcctgttcaaaatctggaaCCCCGTTTTGAGAATTTCTGGTGGTACAACTAAGGTTCAGCAAATTAGTGGAGTACCTTTACTTTTCTTGTCCTTGTTCCTTTGAGTGATTAGGATGGTTTGCCGCCCCTATACCACATTGTGTATGTCTTTCAGTCTTAACTTCTTTTTACAATGTTCGACGGAAGACATTTGGGGTGAATGGTGGTCTGCCTCCTCTGGATTGCTTACATCGTTGTACAAACAGTcatttcatttatctttatgtgtAGGAGTTTTTTTATGTCTGGAAGTTTCTATTTGCATGTACGAGTTTCTCTTCTAGGCTATATACGTGACCTTGAGCTGCCATTTATCCCAATACTTTTCTGAAATAGCGAAAAAGTAAAACTACTTACTCTGAGGATGACAGGTTCTCTATCAGTAGCATGTTGCATATTGTTCTTGTATTGCCATTGTAGTGTTGCGATTTTTGTGACAGTCTAGTTTCTGATTATTTCACTTATAATTTTAAGACTTTTTAGGCGAATATCATTTTAATTCTCATAATATATCATCGTGTTCTTCTATATTCCTATAGGGAACTGTTCCTGAAAAGCCCAATTAAAAGCAACCCAAGGTCCTGGTGTTCCATTGAATATGTTGAATTTGAACATTTATAAATGGTGTACTAAATGTAAACCTATTTCTTATGTAGGATAGGACTTGAATTTTGTAGTTGATTGCCAATAGATTGCCAAACATGGTGATGTCTCTAGACAATTTAAGGGGCTTCGCCTTAGCCACGTCATCGAGTGCTTTTATTGGATCTAGCTTTGTAATCAAGAAGATTGGCCTGAAGAAAGCTGGGGACGTTGGGGTAAGAGCAGGTTGTGCCTCTCTCCTATATCTATTTCAATGTTTTTTTCATCGCATACAAGGTTAAAGATAAAGTTTTAATATTTCTACTGCTTGAATCCATTAATAATTAATCTACGCTTTTTACGCTCATGATTTATAGGTTCTGGAGGCTACTCATACTTGTATGAACCGTTATGGTGGATAGGAATGGTAACTAGTAAGTATCACTTACATTGAGTTGTTTCTTTATGTGGTGGCGTTACAGCAAAGGCACTCAGTAGAGATACTAACccaattttcttttctttgtgggGCAACACCCCACAAAAAAACCGACTTTTGTTGCCACACAAATATCTTCGAATAGATGTATATTTTGGTAGTTTTTATGTCAGGCATTAGATGTCAGGTGAGGATAGTGTCCGTGCTTGTACCATTGATGAGAAGAACGATGGATCACCTCCTTACAATACTAGAACACAGGAGTCTAGTTTTACTATAGTTTTATTTGGAAGGCTTGAAGTAATGTTTATCGCCCTCCATTATTTCTTGCAGTGATTCTGGGTGAGGTGGCCAATTTTGCAGCATATGCATTTGCTCCAGCAATACTTGTTACTCCTCTGGGAGCATTGAGCATCATATTTAGGTTTTCCACATGCCATCCTTCCTAAGCCATAATTCTGGTGAACTGATAGTAGAATGTTTCCTTAATTCTCTTTTGTTCATGCAGCGCAGTGCTAGCACACTTCATTTTGAATGAGAGGTTGCATATGTTTGGCGTGGTTGGTTGTGCATTGTGTGTTGTTGGTTCAGTTGATATAGTGTTGCATGCCCCAATGGAAAGAAAGATTGATTCAGTTAGCGAAATATGGCAACTCGCAACTGAACCAGGTATCCCTTTTCAAGTCCTTAAATAGTTCTAGCTGCCGTTTCTCATAGTTTTTCCTTTGAACGAATGTTCACTGTGACCATGTGTCCTTAATAATATAGTCTCCTTTATAACCAATTTACCATCAGTGGTTGTTTGAAACACATTGTTCGGTAAACAACGGATGCAGTAATATTTTCTAATTCTCACCAGAGTTTTCCAGTTAGTTTCATATTTTTCCCAAGTAGGGCTCAGGAATATCTTGGCAACATAATTCAACAAAAAAATATATCCTTCTGTTAGCCGCTCCTTTTGTGCTTGTTCCCTTATAGTGTTTGCTATTGTTCATTCTTTTAATGAATGACAGTGCTGCAGTGCTACtgatttggctttaaaaaaagaaAATGCTACATACAGGAATCAATTTCAAAGTTAACAGTTCAATTTCTTTGCTTGTTTTTGTGGACAAGACATGTTGTGTCATTCTACTGGAGTTAATACCATCTATGTTTATATGCACTATATCTGTGGGAATACTTACATAAAAAGTATATGGTGTTACGCCACCAAGAAAGTATCTGAGGAAAGTTGTTTCCCTTTGTGCAACATTCTTTATGTTTGTGGTTATGTTTTCTATCCCACTTTTTCAGTATAATATTTATGttatcaaatccatttttgacatGCAACTATAATCTGTGCTGGCAGGTTTCATAGTCTATTCTTGCTTGGCTGTAGCTCTTGCACTTGTTTTAATGTTCTGGGTTGTTCACCATACTGAGCAAAGGAAAATGCTCGCatatgttgcaatatgttcactaTTCGGGTCCCTTACGGTAGGTTTGCAATACATCATACCAGGATATGAGTTGTTCAAATTGATTTATAATGCCCTGATGAAGTACTATATTTGGAACAGGTTATCAGTGTTAAGGCAGTGGCCATTGCCTTAAAGCTCTCATTTAATGGAGTGAACCAATTTGTCTACATCCAAACATGGTTCTTTATATCTGTTGTGATTATATGCTGTTTAGTGCAGCTGAATTATTTAAACAAGGTAAGCTTTCCCGTCATATTCGATCAACTGAAGTATACTGCCATACATATGAATTGCATTACTTCGGGGCCTAACATACAGTTTtctgcaaaaaataaaataaaattgataAGGAATTGCCAATACTCTTGTCACTAGAACAACTATAGACAAACTGAAGGATGCAAGCGGGCATTCCGTGAACCCACATACAAGTATATCAAAAGTCAGTCCTATGTTAATCTAAAATATAAGTTGCACTGGGTTGACTTTTATTATACTTGTATACTGGTTTATGTAGGCTCCTGCTTGCATCCCAAACTACATAAATGTGCAATGGTTGTAATTCCCATGGTAATAGGTCTGTTAAAACAAGATGCTTGCCGATTGCCATTCATCcagtatatttttttatggttagcAATCTTTTTAAGCATATCTACAATCTAAGACACTGATTTTGGAGTTCTCCTGTTGGTAAAATGGTAATTACTTGGGAAGTATTCCCTCTGTAAATTTTTATAAGACGTTTTAGATCACCAAAGTATTGATCTGAAACGTCTTTTTTTTGTACTGATGGGTGTAGAAGCACTGTTTTTCTTAGGGAATTACAAGTAGTGTACTGAACCTTGCACTTTGCGGCAACAGTTTTGTGACAAATCCCATCTCTGAATGGTGTGCACAATATACTGCTCTGACCTCATCTGTAATATGTCATTGCAGATGTCTAAGAATTCTGAAGTTTGTGttgcataaaataaataattatAGAACATACTAATTTGAGTTGAAGCTGTTTGAGCACACATTTGTGAGCTAGAAGTTCTCATAGCTTCTTTAGCACTTGTGGTGAAAGGCTAGTGCTTCTGTAAGAATCTCTCACAAGTTCCTACTAGGTTTAGTTTTACATTTTCTGATATATGTCAGTAATTTAAATCTTTTGGGCACGGCATTACAATATATTTGCAACAACTTTTCCCTTGTGTTATTTTCAGGCCTTGGATTCATTCAATACAGCTGTGGTCGCACCTGTATATTATGTGATGTTCACCATTCTTACTATTCTTGCGAACATGATCATGTACAAGGTGATGCACATATCGTTTCCTTTTGTAGTTTCATGAATGCAATAGTTTTGAATGCAAAGTTAGCCATTTTCCCATTTCATAAAGACAAGATATGGAAGTTTCACATGAATTCCTATTTGAAAATGTGTCCACTACGATACTACATAAGCATTCTGAAACGCAGCAGTATGAACTAGTGATATTGAGTTGAAATCCCATTTCTAAATCCTCTATCATATTAAGGACTTGAGTAAATTGTTACGTAATATTGATTTATGAATGCGACAGAGATAACATTTGATGGTTGCTACTTTAATACTGCAGGACTGGGACTCTCAGAATGCAACACAgatagcaagtgaggtgtgtgggTTTGTGACGATTGTTGCGGGGACATTTCTTCTGCACAAGACCAGAGATATGGGAAACACACAACCTGACTCAGATTCTCTGAGAGCGGACTGTGAACTCCAGGAGCATAGCTAGTCACTCTTGTTGAATATCTAACATATCAAAACACATACTCTTGTTGAACATCTAACATAGAGTCCCTAACATATACCGGAACTTTTGGAATCTCAGTCCACATGCATCAATTGCAGCTTCACTTAAAGGAATATTTGCTCTAGTGGTACTGGTTTAGCACATTGACAATTAaggatctactccctccgttttgtaatataagagtgtttttaaCATTAGTGTAGTGttaaaaacactcttatattatgggacggagggagtacatatatgTGATTTTCTAAGCTTTATAGGAATATCCGCTGTAATGTTAATTATGCCAAGAGTTGACGTTTCTTCAATTTAGGGAAACACTTATATTCTGTTTTAGTTGTAAATATAATTGATGATATTCGACCGTAATATGTTGCTAAATTCAGGATGTTAACATCGGGTAGATATTCTGATGCAAAACATACTTATGAAACTACAGAGGTAGGAGCTAAGTGGAGTTTTTGCTTGTTTGGATGCAACCATCAACCATACGCATCATGCATCATTTATAGTACACTAGCAAAACGGCTCGTGTGTTGCAACGGGACAATAAAATCGTGATCTTCGAATCAAGTTTCGCACCCCATGTATTTACATGTATTCGAATATTTGTGCATGCGGACGCAAGTTCTAGAATGCTCACAATGGATCATGTTGACTTCATCCTTGGTGTGTGTAtgagaaggaaaagaaaaggtaaaCACTTAGTATCCATAGTCTGGAACAATTCCAATCGTCAGACCCATCTACTCCCGTCGATCCAGAAGAATCCCGACGCTCTAGATTCATCTGCGATTTAGAAACTAAAACCGTATCCCCTAAATCCCGCGTGTAATCCACTCCAATTAACGCCCCACAATCGCCCATGCCTGCCCCCTCCCCTG
This window encodes:
- the LOC123426483 gene encoding probable magnesium transporter NIPA1 isoform X1; the encoded protein is MVMSLDNLRGFALATSSSAFIGSSFVIKKIGLKKAGDVGVRAGSGGYSYLYEPLWWIGMVTMILGEVANFAAYAFAPAILVTPLGALSIIFSAVLAHFILNERLHMFGVVGCALCVVGSVDIVLHAPMERKIDSVSEIWQLATEPGFIVYSCLAVALALVLMFWVVHHTEQRKMLAYVAICSLFGSLTVISVKAVAIALKLSFNGVNQFVYIQTWFFISVVIICCLVQLNYLNKALDSFNTAVVAPVYYVMFTILTILANMIMYKDWDSQNATQIASEVCGFVTIVAGTFLLHKTRDMGNTQPDSDSLRADCELQEHS
- the LOC123426483 gene encoding probable magnesium transporter NIPA1 isoform X2; protein product: MVTMILGEVANFAAYAFAPAILVTPLGALSIIFSAVLAHFILNERLHMFGVVGCALCVVGSVDIVLHAPMERKIDSVSEIWQLATEPGFIVYSCLAVALALVLMFWVVHHTEQRKMLAYVAICSLFGSLTVISVKAVAIALKLSFNGVNQFVYIQTWFFISVVIICCLVQLNYLNKALDSFNTAVVAPVYYVMFTILTILANMIMYKDWDSQNATQIASEVCGFVTIVAGTFLLHKTRDMGNTQPDSDSLRADCELQEHS